The Actinomadura sp. WMMB 499 genome includes a window with the following:
- a CDS encoding fumarylacetoacetate hydrolase family protein, with protein MKLATYRRPGDGEVRHGRITDAGAVTDLGPGDLSAVIGALDALPEPSGEHPLAEVALLAPLARPGKVLAVAANYQEHVEETGGDRLDKSRISPRLFLKPGTSVSGPGEDIAIPSVSPNVDWEAELVAVIGRGGKDIPLESALEHVGGYTIGNDVSGRKMDYGHERDTDDPMVGFFDWLNGKWPDGFAAMGPYLTTADEVPDPQKLDVTMEVNGRVRQQGDTGQMIFNVAELVAFASRLMTLEPGDVLYTGTPAGVGLATGEFLSAGDEMTVRVTGLGSLVNRVR; from the coding sequence ATGAAGCTCGCCACCTACCGCCGGCCCGGCGACGGCGAGGTCCGCCACGGCCGGATCACCGATGCCGGGGCCGTCACCGATCTCGGCCCCGGCGACCTGAGCGCGGTGATCGGTGCGCTGGACGCGCTGCCGGAGCCGTCCGGCGAGCATCCGCTGGCGGAGGTCGCGCTGCTCGCACCGCTGGCCCGTCCGGGCAAGGTGCTCGCGGTCGCGGCCAACTACCAGGAGCACGTGGAGGAGACCGGCGGCGACCGCCTGGACAAGTCGCGCATCTCACCGCGGCTGTTCCTCAAGCCCGGCACCTCGGTCAGCGGCCCCGGCGAGGACATCGCGATCCCGTCGGTGAGCCCGAACGTGGACTGGGAGGCCGAGCTGGTCGCGGTCATCGGGCGCGGCGGCAAGGACATCCCGCTCGAGAGCGCGCTGGAGCACGTCGGCGGCTACACGATCGGCAACGACGTGTCCGGCCGGAAGATGGACTACGGCCACGAGCGCGACACCGATGACCCGATGGTCGGTTTCTTCGACTGGCTCAACGGCAAGTGGCCGGACGGGTTCGCCGCGATGGGCCCGTACCTGACCACGGCCGACGAGGTGCCCGACCCGCAGAAGCTCGACGTGACCATGGAGGTCAACGGGCGGGTGCGGCAGCAGGGCGACACGGGTCAGATGATCTTCAACGTCGCGGAGCTGGTGGCGTTCGCGTCCCGGCTGATGACGCTGGAGCCCGGCGACGTGCTGTACACCGGCACGCCCGCCGGGGTCGGTTTGGCAACGGGGGAGTTCCTGTCCGCGGGCGACGAGATGACGGTCCGCGTGACCGGTCTCGGCAGCCTGGTGAACCGGGTCCGCTGA
- a CDS encoding Gfo/Idh/MocA family protein, translating to MTLRTLPWGSSGLGTQDHQSDMYVPAFRAHPGFTLVEATGPAAAGDLTAAIRETGAQVVSVCAPPGERADRIVEALRAGCHVLADKPMAPDVADARRVADAAAETGLVCMPAHHHRFGASVRSAASALAAGRIGLPWNVQADFLVDGGDPCPEGELVNFGLYPVDVVLALTGRAVRRVHALPGRDPRRSTVLLLDHDSGLTSTITVGRLPGTTAPLGSLALHRYRISGSGGVMDVDAARPAATVRSVVGTRAAWHGDGTVGRMLTALHTAIVSGRPPEAGPADAVAALRVTDAAARSLALGTPVPIDPPPHDSQEDNA from the coding sequence GTGACGCTGCGGACGCTGCCCTGGGGATCGAGCGGCCTCGGCACGCAGGATCACCAGAGCGACATGTACGTGCCCGCCTTCCGCGCGCACCCCGGCTTCACCCTCGTCGAGGCGACCGGGCCGGCGGCCGCGGGCGACCTCACGGCCGCGATTCGCGAGACCGGCGCCCAGGTCGTCTCGGTGTGCGCCCCGCCCGGCGAGCGCGCGGACCGGATCGTCGAGGCGCTGCGCGCCGGCTGCCACGTGCTGGCCGACAAGCCGATGGCGCCGGACGTCGCGGACGCGCGGCGCGTCGCGGACGCGGCCGCGGAGACGGGCCTGGTCTGCATGCCCGCGCACCACCACCGGTTCGGCGCGTCCGTCCGCTCGGCCGCGAGCGCCCTGGCGGCGGGACGGATCGGCCTGCCCTGGAACGTCCAGGCCGACTTCCTCGTGGACGGCGGGGACCCGTGCCCCGAGGGCGAGCTGGTCAACTTCGGGCTGTACCCGGTGGACGTGGTGCTCGCCCTGACCGGCCGGGCCGTCCGCCGGGTGCACGCCCTGCCGGGCCGCGACCCGCGCCGCTCCACCGTGCTCCTCCTCGACCACGACAGCGGCCTGACCAGCACGATCACGGTCGGACGGCTGCCGGGGACCACCGCCCCGCTCGGGAGCCTGGCGCTGCACCGGTACCGGATCAGCGGGTCCGGCGGCGTCATGGACGTCGACGCCGCGCGTCCCGCGGCGACCGTCCGGTCGGTGGTCGGCACCCGCGCGGCGTGGCACGGGGACGGCACGGTCGGCCGGATGCTCACCGCCCTGCACACCGCGATCGTCTCCGGACGCCCGCCCGAGGCGGGCCCCGCGGACGCCGTCGCCGCGCTGCGCGTCACCGATGCCGCGGCCCGCTCCCTCGCCCTCGGCACCCCCGTGCCGATCGACCCCCCGCCGCACGATTCCCAGGAGGACAACGCATGA
- a CDS encoding Gfo/Idh/MocA family protein, which translates to MESLSATVRVLVVGTGFIAAQHAAAVHAEPRLELAGVVDIDPGRAAAASRANGGVPWYTDLDAALAETRADGAVVCTPNDTHAGIAERVAAAGAHLLIEKPLATDVPGARRAVEAFARAGRVLMPAHSHRHYDYALTVQDVIRSGELGDVDLVRLSILGGWIWPDWRGWMLDPSRSGGHALHNGVHLLDLVTWWTGDTPETVHARGRRQTAAELEIYDYLEMTVRFAGGAVAVCEMSRGHRPASYARRDVLVTGTGGMLALPWDAESGTVTDESGTALLPPAGTDGFATQMAAWADAVTGAPATVTGADGLLAVGMGVAAERSIATGLPVRVDDVLKEAA; encoded by the coding sequence ATGGAATCCCTTTCCGCGACAGTGCGGGTGCTGGTCGTCGGCACCGGCTTCATCGCCGCGCAGCACGCGGCCGCGGTCCATGCCGAGCCACGCCTGGAACTCGCCGGCGTCGTGGACATCGACCCCGGCCGGGCCGCCGCCGCGTCCCGCGCCAACGGGGGCGTCCCCTGGTACACCGACCTGGACGCCGCGCTGGCGGAGACGCGCGCGGACGGCGCCGTCGTGTGCACCCCCAACGACACGCACGCCGGCATCGCCGAGCGGGTCGCCGCCGCGGGCGCGCACCTGCTGATCGAGAAGCCGCTGGCCACGGACGTCCCCGGCGCCCGGCGCGCCGTCGAAGCGTTCGCGCGGGCGGGGCGGGTGCTGATGCCCGCGCACAGCCACCGGCACTACGACTACGCGCTGACGGTCCAGGACGTGATCCGCTCCGGGGAGCTGGGCGACGTCGACCTGGTCCGGCTGTCGATCCTCGGCGGCTGGATCTGGCCGGACTGGCGCGGCTGGATGCTCGACCCGTCCCGGTCCGGCGGCCACGCCCTCCACAACGGCGTCCACCTGCTGGACCTGGTCACCTGGTGGACGGGCGACACCCCGGAGACCGTGCACGCGCGGGGCCGCCGCCAGACGGCGGCCGAGCTGGAGATCTACGACTACCTGGAGATGACGGTCCGGTTCGCGGGCGGCGCGGTCGCGGTGTGCGAGATGAGCCGCGGGCACCGGCCCGCCTCCTACGCGCGCCGGGACGTGCTGGTCACGGGCACCGGCGGGATGCTGGCGCTGCCCTGGGACGCCGAGTCCGGGACCGTCACCGACGAGTCCGGGACGGCGCTGCTCCCGCCCGCGGGCACCGACGGGTTCGCCACCCAGATGGCCGCCTGGGCGGACGCCGTCACCGGCGCCCCCGCCACCGTGACCGGTGCCGACGGGCTGCTGGCCGTCGGCATGGGCGTCGCGGCGGAACGTTCCATCGCCACCGGCCTGCCCGTGCGGGTCGACGACGTCCTGAAGGAGGCCGCGTGA
- a CDS encoding aspartate aminotransferase family protein, giving the protein MTTADLARPSSGGADPLAAAREVIPGGVNSATRLVGPPHALAGASGAYVTDTEGRRYLDYHAAFGAILLGHAAPEVDGAVLSAIGGLDLVGWGVTAPEIELARLVTEVIPSAEQTISTMSGSEATAQAVRLSRAVTGRPLIVKFQGGFHGWHDAVARNVISKPERAYGSDPLSSGILPEALASTLIAEFNDLDSVRALYEAHPDRIAAVIMEPIPHNVGALVPTREFAEGLRALTAEQGSLLIFDEVITGFRHALGGYQEICGVTPDLTTFGKAMGNGYPIAGLAGPRRLMEHFSSAGGDVLLAGTFNGNPVSSAAAIATITYLRDNPDFYERTRALGDRMRTGLDGICAELGIAATAAGFGGVFALYFTESPIRGYRDLMRNNDAAYVAFHRRMTDRGFLMLPLSLKRNHISAAHTAEDVDRTLEAARDVLRTIRADGLLSPAE; this is encoded by the coding sequence ATGACGACCGCCGACCTGGCCCGGCCATCCTCCGGCGGCGCGGACCCGCTGGCCGCCGCGCGGGAGGTGATCCCCGGCGGCGTCAACTCCGCCACCCGCCTGGTCGGCCCGCCGCACGCGCTCGCCGGTGCGTCCGGCGCGTACGTCACCGACACCGAGGGCCGCCGCTACCTCGATTACCACGCCGCGTTCGGCGCGATCCTGCTCGGCCACGCCGCGCCCGAGGTGGACGGCGCGGTCCTGTCGGCGATCGGCGGGCTGGACCTGGTCGGCTGGGGCGTCACCGCACCCGAGATCGAGCTGGCGCGGCTGGTGACCGAGGTGATCCCGTCCGCGGAGCAGACGATCTCGACGATGTCGGGCAGCGAGGCCACCGCGCAGGCGGTGCGGCTGTCGCGGGCGGTCACCGGCCGCCCGCTGATCGTCAAGTTCCAGGGCGGCTTCCACGGCTGGCACGACGCGGTCGCCCGCAACGTGATCTCCAAGCCGGAGCGCGCCTACGGCAGCGACCCGCTCTCCAGCGGCATCCTGCCCGAGGCCCTGGCCTCGACGCTGATCGCCGAGTTCAACGATCTGGACTCGGTCCGCGCCCTGTACGAGGCGCACCCGGACCGCATCGCCGCCGTGATCATGGAGCCGATCCCGCACAACGTCGGCGCGCTCGTCCCGACCCGGGAGTTCGCCGAGGGCCTGCGCGCGCTGACCGCCGAGCAGGGCTCGCTGCTGATCTTCGACGAGGTCATCACCGGGTTCCGGCACGCGCTGGGCGGCTACCAGGAGATCTGCGGCGTCACGCCCGACCTCACCACGTTCGGCAAGGCCATGGGCAACGGGTACCCGATCGCCGGGCTCGCCGGACCCCGGCGGCTGATGGAGCACTTCAGCTCCGCGGGCGGGGACGTCCTGCTGGCGGGGACCTTCAACGGCAACCCCGTCTCGTCCGCGGCCGCCATCGCCACCATCACCTACCTGCGCGACAACCCGGACTTCTACGAGCGCACCCGCGCCCTCGGCGACCGCATGCGGACCGGCCTCGACGGCATCTGCGCCGAGCTGGGCATCGCGGCCACGGCGGCGGGCTTCGGCGGCGTCTTCGCGCTCTACTTCACCGAGTCGCCGATCCGCGGCTACCGCGACCTCATGCGCAACAACGACGCCGCGTACGTGGCCTTCCACCGGCGCATGACCGACCGCGGTTTCCTGATGCTCCCGCTCTCCCTCAAGCGCAACCACATCTCCGCCGCCCACACCGCCGAGGACGTCGACCGCACCCTGGAGGCGGCACGGGACGTCCTCCGGACGATCCGCGCCGACGGCCTGCTGTCCCCCGCCGAGTGA
- a CDS encoding endonuclease/exonuclease/phosphatase family protein, with the protein MIRAGASVAVAAIAAAAVALPAPAHAGRPGHSPDVRFATYNASLNRGTEGELVADLSTRTDEQARTVAEVVQRARPDVLLVNEFDYDRRGEAARLFQDNYLSVGQGGADPIRYRYRYTAPSNTGIASGLDLNNDGKAVTEPGSDPYGQDAYGYGTFPGQYGMVVYSRHPIDYRHIRTFQKFLWKDMPGAALPDDTTTHTPSDWYSPAELEKVRLSSKSHWDVPIRVGHRTVHFLVSHPTPPSFDGAEDRNGRRNHDEIRFWADYVRPWQGRYIYDDRGWRGGLWPGARFVIAGDQNADPEDGDSYDGAIHQLLGSPRVDASSVPSSRGAVEAATVQAGANLDHGGDPRHDTADFADTAPGNLRVDYVLPSRGMRTTGGGVFWPVSSDPLSRLTGTYPFPSSDHRLVWLDVRR; encoded by the coding sequence ATGATCCGAGCCGGTGCTTCCGTGGCGGTCGCGGCGATCGCCGCGGCGGCCGTGGCCCTGCCCGCGCCCGCCCATGCCGGACGTCCCGGACATTCGCCCGACGTCCGGTTCGCCACGTACAACGCGTCGCTGAACCGGGGGACGGAGGGCGAGCTCGTCGCCGACCTGTCCACCCGGACGGACGAGCAGGCCCGGACGGTCGCGGAGGTCGTCCAGCGCGCCCGTCCGGACGTGCTGCTCGTCAACGAGTTCGACTACGACCGGCGCGGCGAGGCCGCCCGGCTCTTCCAGGACAACTACCTGTCGGTGGGGCAGGGCGGCGCGGACCCGATCCGGTACCGCTACCGGTACACGGCGCCGAGCAACACCGGCATCGCCTCCGGCCTCGACCTCAACAACGACGGCAAGGCCGTCACCGAGCCCGGCTCCGACCCCTACGGGCAGGACGCGTACGGGTACGGCACGTTCCCCGGCCAGTACGGCATGGTGGTCTACTCCCGCCACCCGATCGACTACCGGCACATCCGCACGTTCCAGAAGTTCTTGTGGAAGGACATGCCGGGCGCCGCCCTCCCGGACGACACCACGACGCACACGCCGTCCGACTGGTACAGCCCCGCGGAACTGGAGAAGGTGCGGCTGTCGTCCAAGAGCCACTGGGACGTGCCCATCCGGGTGGGCCACCGCACCGTGCACTTCCTCGTCAGCCACCCGACGCCGCCGTCGTTCGACGGTGCCGAGGACCGCAACGGGCGCCGCAACCACGACGAGATCCGGTTCTGGGCGGACTACGTCCGTCCGTGGCAGGGCCGCTACATCTACGACGACCGGGGGTGGCGCGGCGGCCTGTGGCCCGGCGCGCGGTTCGTCATCGCGGGCGACCAGAACGCCGACCCGGAGGACGGCGACAGCTACGACGGCGCGATCCACCAGCTGCTCGGCAGCCCGCGCGTCGACGCGTCGTCCGTCCCGTCCAGCCGCGGCGCCGTCGAGGCCGCGACGGTCCAGGCCGGTGCGAACCTCGACCACGGCGGCGACCCGCGCCACGACACCGCCGACTTCGCCGACACCGCCCCGGGCAACCTGCGGGTCGACTACGTCCTGCCGTCCCGGGGGATGCGCACGACCGGCGGCGGCGTGTTCTGGCCGGTGTCGTCCGACCCGCTGTCCCGGCTGACCGGCACGTACCCGTTCCCGTCCTCCGACCACCGCCTGGTCTGGCTGGACGTCCGCCGGTAG
- a CDS encoding esterase-like activity of phytase family protein has product MWTRRLLIPAAGLMLGGAVTAAPAAASAPARAGACSPSASLLGFSDALDKTEFGGTAVSGLSAIAVTRPGRALALVDNIGTSPARMYGLSLRPRLFGGLHVAARDVTTLKRPDGTPYTGADLDGEGLVAERGGRTVLVSSETEPSIRRFGAHDGRQRAELPVPERFRVAPAGEAVRNQTFEALAATPDGRTLYAGMEGSLSADASGVNRVLRYDRGRDYRPAAQYAYTPDAGLGLVELVALRDGGLLALERGWTSGVGNTVRVYATSTRGAQDVSDVASLAADSPAVLRKRLLVDLADCPPSGATAKQPQPNPLLDNVEGMALGGRTWGGRVLYLVSDDNGGATQITRAYALKVRVRA; this is encoded by the coding sequence ATGTGGACACGTAGGTTGCTCATCCCCGCCGCCGGGCTGATGCTCGGCGGCGCCGTCACCGCCGCGCCCGCCGCGGCGTCGGCCCCGGCGCGGGCCGGGGCCTGCTCGCCGTCGGCGTCGCTGCTCGGCTTCTCGGACGCGCTGGACAAGACCGAGTTCGGCGGGACGGCCGTGTCCGGGCTCTCGGCCATCGCCGTCACCCGGCCCGGCCGGGCCCTCGCGCTCGTCGACAACATCGGCACCAGTCCCGCCCGGATGTACGGCCTGTCGCTGCGGCCCCGCCTCTTCGGCGGCCTGCACGTCGCGGCGCGCGACGTCACGACGCTCAAACGGCCCGACGGCACCCCCTACACCGGCGCCGACCTCGACGGCGAGGGCCTCGTCGCCGAGCGCGGCGGACGGACGGTGCTCGTGAGCTCGGAGACCGAGCCGTCCATCCGCCGGTTCGGCGCGCACGACGGCCGGCAGCGCGCCGAGCTGCCGGTTCCCGAACGGTTCCGGGTGGCCCCGGCGGGCGAGGCCGTTCGGAACCAGACGTTCGAGGCGCTCGCCGCCACCCCGGACGGCCGCACCCTGTACGCGGGGATGGAGGGCTCGCTGTCGGCCGACGCGTCCGGCGTCAACCGCGTCCTGCGCTACGACCGGGGCCGCGACTACCGCCCGGCCGCGCAGTACGCCTACACGCCCGACGCCGGCCTCGGCCTGGTCGAGCTCGTCGCCCTCCGGGACGGCGGCCTGCTCGCCCTGGAACGCGGCTGGACGTCCGGCGTCGGCAACACGGTGCGCGTCTACGCGACCTCGACGCGCGGCGCGCAGGACGTCTCGGACGTCGCGTCGCTCGCCGCGGACTCCCCGGCCGTGCTCCGCAAGCGCCTGCTGGTCGACCTCGCGGACTGCCCGCCGTCCGGCGCCACCGCGAAGCAGCCGCAGCCCAACCCGCTCCTCGACAACGTCGAGGGCATGGCGCTCGGCGGCCGGACCTGGGGCGGACGCGTCCTGTACCTGGTCTCGGACGACAACGGCGGTGCAACGCAGATCACCCGCGCGTACGCACTCAAGGTGCGCGTCCGCGCCTGA
- a CDS encoding SAM-dependent methyltransferase, giving the protein MSDQGEGRTADIDTSVPHSARIWNYWLGGKDNYPVDRIAGDEYVETFPGITTVARLTRHFLKRSVGFMAGEAGLRQFLDVGTGLPTADNAHQVAQRVAPEARIVYVDNDPLVLLHAQALLTGTAAGATDYVDADLREPDKILDAAARTLDLDRPVGLTFMGVLGHLEDDDEVKHLIDRLVGGLAPGSHVAIADGSSVASEAFQEAQQGYDEGGSVPYKLRGPDEVRRFFDGLELLEPGLVPCLDWRPEMAHVGDRPPVQPLAGIARKA; this is encoded by the coding sequence GTGAGCGACCAGGGCGAGGGCCGTACGGCCGACATCGACACGTCCGTGCCGCATTCGGCGCGGATCTGGAATTACTGGCTGGGCGGCAAGGACAACTATCCGGTCGATCGCATCGCGGGCGACGAATACGTCGAGACGTTCCCGGGGATCACGACGGTCGCGCGGCTGACCCGGCACTTCCTGAAGCGGTCCGTCGGTTTCATGGCGGGCGAGGCCGGTCTCCGCCAGTTCCTCGATGTGGGCACCGGGCTGCCCACCGCCGACAACGCCCACCAGGTCGCGCAGCGCGTCGCGCCCGAGGCACGGATCGTCTACGTGGACAACGACCCGCTCGTCCTGCTGCACGCGCAGGCGCTGCTGACCGGGACGGCGGCGGGCGCGACCGACTACGTGGACGCCGACCTGCGGGAGCCGGACAAGATCCTGGACGCGGCGGCGCGCACGCTCGACCTCGATCGTCCGGTCGGGCTGACGTTCATGGGCGTCCTCGGCCACCTGGAGGACGACGACGAGGTGAAGCACCTGATCGACCGGCTCGTCGGGGGCCTCGCACCCGGCAGCCACGTGGCGATCGCGGACGGCAGCAGCGTCGCGTCCGAAGCCTTCCAGGAGGCGCAGCAGGGCTACGACGAGGGCGGGTCCGTCCCGTACAAGCTGCGGGGCCCGGACGAGGTCCGGCGATTCTTCGACGGGCTGGAACTCCTCGAACCGGGCCTGGTGCCGTGCCTGGACTGGCGCCCCGAGATGGCGCACGTCGGCGACCGTCCGCCGGTGCAACCCCTCGCCGGAATCGCCCGGAAGGCCTGA
- a CDS encoding DUF6879 family protein → MMHQPPAWALERSERVTPDGFLESFREAWERTERRFLKLECWQSYREAEGVRSQEAFEAGDIERARRLLEEEAMGDQPLRDEVKARGLEFTRVRLLDLPLTGYLRYEMINYEVRDRLGERMEFIAPPSPVEGYFDFLLFDSHTALIHDYGPGPVGHQTGGWLTHHPATLHALSDTIADLRTRGEPVPALETYAATFRT, encoded by the coding sequence ATGATGCATCAGCCGCCCGCATGGGCACTGGAACGCAGCGAGCGCGTCACCCCGGACGGTTTCCTGGAATCCTTCCGTGAAGCCTGGGAACGCACCGAACGGCGCTTCCTGAAACTGGAGTGCTGGCAGTCGTACCGCGAGGCGGAAGGCGTCCGTTCGCAGGAGGCGTTCGAGGCGGGCGACATCGAACGGGCCCGCCGCCTCCTGGAGGAGGAGGCGATGGGAGACCAGCCCCTCCGCGACGAGGTGAAGGCTCGCGGCCTGGAGTTCACCCGGGTGCGGCTGCTCGATCTCCCCCTCACCGGCTACCTACGCTACGAGATGATCAACTACGAGGTCCGCGACCGGCTCGGCGAGCGCATGGAGTTCATCGCCCCGCCGTCCCCCGTGGAGGGCTACTTCGACTTCCTGCTGTTCGACTCCCACACCGCGCTCATCCACGACTACGGGCCTGGCCCCGTCGGCCACCAGACCGGCGGCTGGCTCACCCACCACCCCGCGACCCTGCACGCACTGTCCGACACCATCGCCGACCTTCGCACCCGCGGCGAGCCGGTACCGGCCCTGGAGACGTACGCCGCCACGTTCCGCACCTGA
- a CDS encoding DUF6082 family protein → MPGRLRRAVPTSLAIAAGLLVVVLCVLVPLLLLLGLDDDELARWSNIGQALGPLGVFFSGTAFLGITAALLLQGRELRNQREELTIAREEQARSSELALRELHADLIKMAIEDSELRSVWPAPSPGAETTRKDHYCNLILNLQKVAYETRTIELPELRGALRFLMTSPDMRAFWSRSRPSRVSITDGDGPEDTFTAEVDAAYTDTIIP, encoded by the coding sequence ATGCCGGGGAGATTAAGACGGGCCGTCCCGACGAGCCTCGCGATCGCCGCGGGGCTCCTCGTCGTCGTCCTGTGCGTCCTCGTCCCGCTACTCCTCCTGCTCGGCCTGGACGACGACGAACTGGCGCGCTGGTCGAACATCGGCCAGGCGCTCGGCCCGCTCGGGGTCTTCTTCTCCGGCACCGCATTCCTCGGCATCACCGCCGCACTCCTGCTCCAAGGCCGCGAGCTGCGGAACCAGCGCGAGGAACTGACGATCGCCCGAGAGGAGCAGGCGCGCAGCAGCGAACTCGCGCTGCGCGAACTGCACGCCGACCTCATCAAGATGGCCATCGAGGACAGCGAGCTCCGCTCGGTATGGCCCGCCCCCTCCCCCGGCGCGGAGACGACCCGCAAGGATCACTACTGCAACCTGATCCTCAACCTTCAGAAGGTCGCCTACGAGACCCGCACGATCGAGCTTCCCGAACTCCGCGGTGCGCTCCGCTTCCTCATGACCAGCCCGGACATGCGCGCGTTCTGGTCGCGGAGCCGTCCGTCCCGCGTCTCCATCACCGACGGCGACGGCCCCGAGGACACCTTCACGGCCGAAGTCGACGCGGCATACACCGACACCATCATCCCCTGA
- a CDS encoding DUF397 domain-containing protein — protein MTPVWRKSSHSGTDAGTSDCVEVARLVGNIEVRDSKAPEAPHLVFGSADWRAFARRVKSGEHDLT, from the coding sequence ATGACTCCCGTCTGGCGCAAGTCCAGCCACAGTGGAACCGACGCCGGAACGAGCGACTGCGTGGAGGTTGCGCGGCTCGTAGGAAACATCGAGGTGCGGGACTCCAAGGCTCCCGAGGCGCCCCACCTGGTGTTCGGCTCCGCCGACTGGCGTGCGTTCGCGCGTCGGGTGAAGAGCGGCGAGCACGACCTGACCTGA
- a CDS encoding helix-turn-helix transcriptional regulator, which translates to MSARDALNPSGSLWDLVAVQLRRHRERYKMSGQALGDILDLDRSSVSRLESGGMKLQMKHAKIIDGEWDTADLFQVLVHFAKSGHDPEWFKTHFEMEVRASELRIWELAWIPGLLQTEAYARETVLGGGFRDVDSRVAVRMKRQESLLRDPAPDLWVMLDEGVIAQPVGGTEVMRGQLGRLLELGEQPNISVRIVPRRVGAHVGRDGSFKIMTVDGNDAVYIEASFGGRLAVDASDVRSYRANFDRVSDRALPVDASAELIQQVMERF; encoded by the coding sequence GTGAGTGCTCGAGACGCGCTCAATCCGTCCGGTTCGTTGTGGGACCTCGTAGCGGTTCAACTGCGACGACACCGCGAGCGCTACAAGATGTCCGGTCAGGCTCTCGGAGACATTCTCGATCTTGATAGGTCGAGTGTTTCGCGGCTTGAGTCCGGCGGGATGAAGCTTCAGATGAAGCACGCGAAGATCATCGATGGGGAGTGGGATACGGCCGATCTCTTCCAGGTCCTGGTGCATTTCGCCAAATCGGGACATGATCCGGAGTGGTTCAAAACGCACTTCGAGATGGAGGTTCGCGCCTCTGAGCTGCGAATATGGGAGCTCGCCTGGATTCCAGGCCTGCTCCAGACCGAGGCGTACGCACGAGAGACCGTGCTCGGGGGCGGGTTCCGAGACGTCGATTCGCGCGTGGCCGTCCGGATGAAGCGGCAGGAAAGCCTGCTCCGGGATCCTGCGCCTGACCTCTGGGTCATGCTCGATGAGGGAGTCATAGCGCAACCGGTCGGCGGAACGGAGGTCATGCGCGGCCAACTCGGCAGGCTGCTGGAGTTGGGCGAGCAGCCGAACATCTCCGTGCGGATCGTCCCTCGCCGCGTCGGCGCCCATGTGGGACGGGACGGCTCATTCAAGATCATGACCGTGGACGGGAACGACGCCGTCTACATCGAGGCCAGCTTCGGCGGGCGACTCGCCGTAGATGCCTCGGATGTACGCTCTTATCGAGCGAACTTCGATCGCGTGAGTGATCGGGCGCTGCCGGTGGACGCGTCCGCCGAATTAATCCAGCAAGTGATGGAGAGATTCTGA
- a CDS encoding TetR/AcrR family transcriptional regulator, translated as MSSREAAPSGQRAADGRTLRSQRTRASIVDANMALMMEGTLRPTAAQVAERAGVSLRTLWSHFPDLESLFAATGEKTLEVQYSHHFVIPADQPLEDRVRAFCRQRAEMLESIAGASRAAQLRLPFSAQLRRNRRRHNERLRTDIGQTFAPEIALATGDADEIVSALLVACTWPAWMGSRDDLGLSVDEATRVMERTVTAIFKTAGDPPRPSA; from the coding sequence ATGAGTTCCCGTGAGGCGGCCCCGTCCGGGCAGCGGGCCGCCGACGGCCGGACGCTGAGGTCGCAGCGGACCAGAGCCTCGATCGTCGACGCCAACATGGCGCTGATGATGGAAGGCACGCTGCGGCCGACCGCGGCCCAGGTCGCCGAACGCGCGGGCGTCTCGCTGCGCACCCTCTGGAGCCACTTCCCGGACCTGGAGAGCCTCTTCGCCGCCACCGGGGAGAAGACCCTGGAGGTTCAGTACTCCCACCATTTCGTGATCCCGGCCGACCAGCCGCTCGAAGACCGGGTGCGGGCGTTCTGCCGCCAGCGGGCGGAGATGCTCGAGTCGATCGCCGGCGCGTCCCGCGCCGCCCAGCTGCGCCTCCCGTTCTCCGCGCAGCTCAGGCGCAACCGGCGGCGGCACAACGAGCGCCTGCGCACGGACATCGGGCAGACGTTCGCCCCGGAGATCGCACTGGCGACCGGGGACGCCGACGAGATCGTCAGCGCCCTCCTGGTGGCCTGCACCTGGCCCGCGTGGATGGGCAGCCGCGACGACCTCGGCCTCTCCGTCGACGAGGCCACCCGGGTGATGGAGCGCACGGTGACGGCGATCTTCAAGACGGCCGGAGACCCCCCTCGCCCGTCCGCCTGA